From the genome of Faecalibacterium prausnitzii:
AGCAGTTCCAGCACCGGGGCCAGCAGCTGGTGCCGCACGGCAAAGCCGCTGAGCCGTTCCGGCCATTTTTTGCGGCGGGGCTGCTTTTCCTGCCGGAAGAATCGGGGCAGGTCGTCCAGCAGGTCGTACCGGGGGAACCACCCATACGCCCGGCGCAGCTGGCCGTCGTCGGGCGGGTACTCCCGGACAAGGTCGCTGCCGTAGGTCACGGTCAGGCCGGGGCAGAGGGCTTTCCACGCCTCGCCCAGCTGCTCATAGTTCCAGTGGAAGACCACCGGGGCGGTCAGGCTCTCCCACTCCGGAGTCCAGTTGTCGAACACCCGCAGCACCAGCTCGGACAGGTCTTCCATGCACAGAGCCGCCACCGGGGCAAGGGCCTGCTCTTCAAAATGCAGTTCCCCGCTCTTCGGGCGGGTCAGCAGCTGCGCGATGCCCACCGGCGCACCGGTGCAGTCGGTACCGTAGAGATAGGGCAGGTGCAGCACCTTGATCTGCACCCTGCTCGTCTCGGCGTAATGGCGGCAGAGAGCCTCCGCCGCCTGCGCCAGCACCGATTTGCCGATGAACGGCGTCAGCACGGCTTCCGGCCCAGCCAGATAAAGCAGCTGGCTGGGCCGCTCCCGGTTGGCCTGCAAAACACGGCGCAGGCGGTCCAGTTCGCCCTCCTGCTCGCTGTGCGGGGTCAGATACTCCGAGAAATAGACGATGCGGTCAAACTCGTAGCTGTCCACCAGCTGGCCGATGCGCTCCTTGCTGTCCAGCGTGATGGTCCGGATGCGCGGCGGGTGCGGCTGGCCCCGTGCGCAGGTAATGAGGACATGGTCCTCTGGGAACGCCATCTCCACCCAGGCAGGGGTCACGAAACAGGTGTTCCCGGTCAATAGAATCTCCACAGCAGTTCCTCACTCATCCTCAACGTTCTACCGGCCCGCCCCCTCTCCGGCAGGGGCGTTCCGCTAGGGCAATTATAAGCGGTATCCGCCGCAAGGTCAAGCAAAAAGATGCGACAATACGCATATTTTTGTTCACTGTTTCGATTTACTTCGGATGCTTGCCCGCGCATTCTGCAGCATCCGACAGCCTTTTGGGCGCAGCATTTTCACACAAGTCGGAGGTGCACGTCTTCTTTCGGGTCGCTCCACTGCGCCGCATTTCGCCAAAATCCACATGGATTTGCAGAAACATTAACGAACTTTATGTTGCGTTTGTTCCAACTTTGCTGTAAAATGAAGAAGCGACAGTCTTGGAAATATCAGGAAACTGTGAGGACGATAGTATGATGAAAAAGCTCTCCCGCCGCTCGTTTCTACAGGCCACCGGTGTGCTGGCAGCCACGGCAGCGCTGACCGCCTGCGGCGGCAAGGCTGAAGCCGACAAGAGCAGCAGCCAGAACGGCAAAATTCAAATCACCTTTTATCTGTGGGATCGCTCCATGATGAAAGCGCTTACTCCGTGGCTGGAAGAAAAATTCCCGGAGTATGCGTTCACCTTCATTCAGGGCTTCAACACCATGGACTACTACCGCAACCTGCTGAACCGTGCGGAGCAGCTGCCGGATATCATCACCTGCCGCCGCTTCTCCCTGAACGATGCGGCACCTCTGGCAGAGCACCTGATGGACCTGAGCACTACCGAGGTCGCAGGCACCTTCTATTCCAGCTACCTGAACAACAATCAGGAGCCGGACGGTGCGATCCGCTGGCTGCCCATGTGCGCCGAGGTGGACGGCACGGCTGCCAATGTTGATCTGTTTGCGCAGTACAACATCCCCCTGCCCACCAACTATGCCGAGTTCGTGGCGGCGATCGAGGCCTTTGAAGCGATCGGCATCAAGGGCTATCAGGCAGACTGGCGGTATGACTACACCTGTCTGGAAACCATGCAGGGCTGCGCGATCCCGGAGCTGATGAGCCTGGAGGGCACCACATGGCGCATGAACTACGAGAGCGAGACCGAGGACGGCTCCACCGGTCTGGACGATGTGGTATGGCCGAAGGTCTTTGAAAAATACGAGCAGTTCCTCAAGGATGTGCGGGTGCAGCCCGGTGACGACCGGTTGGAGTTGAACCCCATTGCCAAGCCTTTCTATGCGCGGCAGACCGCCATGATCCGCACCACCGCAGGCATAGCGGATGTAATGCCTGACCAGTACGGCTTTAACGCGTCTATTCTGCCCTATTTCGGCGAGACCGCCAACGATAGCTGGCTGCTGACCTACCCCATGTGTCAGGCGGCAGTTTCCAACACGGTAGCGCAGGACGAAGCGAAGCTGGCTGCTGTGCTGAAAGTGCTTGAGGCTGTGTACAGTGCAGAGGGTCAGAGCAAGATGGCGGTCGGTGCTGCCGTGCTTTCTTATAACAAGGAGGTCGATATTACCTCCTCCGCTTCTCTGGAACACGTTGCGGATATCATCAGCGCAAATCATCTGTATATGCGTCTGGCCTCCACTGAGATGTTCCGTATTTCGGAAGACGTAGGGCACAAGATGATCACCGGCGAATACGATGCCAAGGCCGCATACGATGCGTTCAATGAGCAG
Proteins encoded in this window:
- a CDS encoding 5'-nucleotidase C-terminal domain-containing protein, translating into MMKKLSRRSFLQATGVLAATAALTACGGKAEADKSSSQNGKIQITFYLWDRSMMKALTPWLEEKFPEYAFTFIQGFNTMDYYRNLLNRAEQLPDIITCRRFSLNDAAPLAEHLMDLSTTEVAGTFYSSYLNNNQEPDGAIRWLPMCAEVDGTAANVDLFAQYNIPLPTNYAEFVAAIEAFEAIGIKGYQADWRYDYTCLETMQGCAIPELMSLEGTTWRMNYESETEDGSTGLDDVVWPKVFEKYEQFLKDVRVQPGDDRLELNPIAKPFYARQTAMIRTTAGIADVMPDQYGFNASILPYFGETANDSWLLTYPMCQAAVSNTVAQDEAKLAAVLKVLEAVYSAEGQSKMAVGAAVLSYNKEVDITSSASLEHVADIISANHLYMRLASTEMFRISEDVGHKMITGEYDAKAAYDAFNEQLVTPRADPEAEVLFTQNTAYSIDMTDHGSAAASSLMNALRATYDASIAVGYSPLVSTSIYCGDYSKQQLLWVMAGNYAVSQGEYTGAELRQMMEWLVNVKDNGANPIRHRNYMPVTSGMEYKVTEYERGKFRLEEVTINGAPLDDTATYTVFVAGTDVWIENEAYCNCPMPENLKTKRTEYAIEGAESRSCLKDSLAVSRQFPAPSEYLTIVQGE